The sequence below is a genomic window from Tachysurus vachellii isolate PV-2020 chromosome 2, HZAU_Pvac_v1, whole genome shotgun sequence.
TCCTCTGCTCTGTTTCCGTTCTCCACAAGCACTTGGGGAAGTCTCGATGAAACACACAAATCAGTCTTTCAAAGAaaagttccaaagtttattaaGTACAAAAGGAATATATAGTAGTACAAAAAGGGGGATGgcgtaatgtgtgtgtgcagagcttAATGCTAGTATCAACAAAAGCAGCCTTGACTGTTATCACGAAACAGGAACCCCCAGCCCGAAGTATCATGTTTCTATGGTGGGGAGGGGGTTAACTAAGGTCAAggcatctgtatgtgtgtgtaagagagaaaaggaatgcgtgtgtgtgtctgtgtgtgtgagagaaacaaCAATGTGCTCTGTACAGAAAGTCTGCCacattatcagaaaagattgttttatacaattattctcacactCAGCGTAACCACTCTGCCACCCAACAGCGCTTTCCTCCAGCTCGACTCAACCAGTCCTACGATGTGGAGAGTCCGTCCCTGACACCGCTAAGGCCACGGATCAGATCAGGCTCTGAGGCCTCGGAGATCTTCGTCAGACACAATCTGGAGCCGGGAACACATCCATATCACAGTACGAACCAGGAGGATGTGGCTGCAGTGGATGTCCTCCAGGATAAAATAGTAGGTTAGTAAGAATTAGAAGAGTTTAATAACATACTTGTACTAGAGCACAGTCCTCAAAAGTCAGTGTGTTCGATAAACTTGCACTGattaagtaaaatttcagtgattttcggtaggcataagaggcacttcatccgttaggaagaatctttcattccaatgtacagaaacatttcttgcaaatatggctacgggtgtataacgttatctttttcaccctgttcaccactttcgtcggggtggtcgtctacgacagaggTGGCTAAACCGCGGTTAAATACATAGATAATACATAGATAAATACACAGTTTTACATAGTGATATTACAATTACGgttaatgttttatgtatgCTTGCAGCCCCTCAGTAGAGGCAAAAGTTCTTACGTTGGTGATATGTGTGTTTGAATTAAAGTTCACAAAAAACCATCAGTAAGTCTCATCCTTGTTCGGGGGGCATGCTACAATATGATTTGTAAAGAAATATAGTTACTCGCCAGCTGGCCTACACTGGCACAGACATGTCTGAAGTGGTAAGATGAAGAAGTATTGTATGATACCAATTTAATTTTAGTGTTGTTTCAGGAACAGCAGAAAGCAGCATGTCTTCTAACCGCTGCAGCCCGAGGTTTCCTCACACGCCGACTTCTCCAGACcgagaaaataaaacacttgaacAAAACCATTCAGAACTCCAGGCAGGTCATTCATGATTTTCAAGCAGAAGCACACCAAAGGAAAGCTTCCTTCACTATACAGAATCTCAAACTGCAGCAGCGAGTCAGAGCACAGGTAACTCACAATTTATTCACAGTCgtgtatgattaaaaaaatgtgttcctGTCAGGGCCGGCCGTGcacataggcagaataggcaaatgctaagggcgccgcccaccactaggggcgcccgtgcgcccaaattattatttttattaatataaatatatatatatatatatatatatatatatatatatatatatatatatatatatatatatatatatatattaatatatatgtatatatattttattacctgagaagaattttatttatatatttattatatatatatttcattgctgtaagaaaggcaaggaaagcaaggtctccgtaatatagttttttttatatagtttgtgtgtgtttccaaaatattttcaaaataaagaaaaacaggacaaagctgtgcagtttgtttctgcgtaagtttatgaacaaaatgatcggaacacaattgtctgtgattccaggggcaccaggtgaaatcttgcctagggcagcaaattggccagggccggccctggttCCTGTGCTAAAGAAACATTGGGCCATACCCTCCTTTTAAGTACTGATATGTGTGTTTCTTTAGCTGCGTGCAGCTGTGTGTGAAGTACATGAGATCTTTTTTGTGTGGCCGGTGAGAGACAGAATAGCTTTACTGCAACAGGCCCGAAAGCTGCACAGTGAGAGGAGAGTGGAAAAAAAGGTGAGACACAGGACAGGGACAAAAAtatgaacatgcaaactccgcgcacacaaggtggaggcgggaatcaaacccaaaccctggcggtgtgaggcgaacgtgctaaccactaagccaccgtgcccccatctcCGGTTAAcgattaataaaaatataaaaagagttaaaaataTTAGTCAATATCAATGTTAGAGGTGTTAAAAAGATGGATTGAGTGCATATATTTGGTTTTCTATGAAAAGTCAGATGCATTTATCAAGTTTTAGAAACGAACGGCCTTAATctgtttgtttacagtttttttcaatcGCTAACAAGCGCTTACCTATACTTAAGATAATTTTTCTAAACTcttaacacagacttacacctACAGAACACAATTGGCCAAATTGATAATTTTCctctcaaaaacacattttgttaaatatatactaactctccatttcaaaacagaacacatctttctctgcacacactaactttaccgaaacactggaaatctgactcaaaatgaaattattctgtCAAACAATAACACTTGTTTTCACTTCACAAGGTATATGCAGTCAATCAAAGTACACCAGGTTTCAAAATACTGGCTATTGTTGACATTAGAAAAACTGCATAGACTTTTATGTTTCAGGTAACATGCAATCCACCTTTTACACAAAACTTCTTAGTTGGGAACTGTATGTccacagttatttttttctttactgtttactaaAGGAGTTACagtagaaacacaatataatagaacagaaaaagttttacagtattgcttacagtgaacaaaatatcatatataagagcattctgaaaaacaaaaaacaaaacagcaaaaagcccAGATAAGAAGGGGGGAactaaaaatagcacaaaattaaTGTATCTAATCCCTGCGATCTTCATGGTTCGGCCACATGTTTTCGTCAACATCACATCTGATATCATCCAAGGCGATGCAGCTGGGATAAAACCGCTTGGTATGTCGGATCCACCCTTGCCAATCTTGAACTGTGATGTCCCTGCAGCCAGCATCCATGGCTTCAAGGAGGGACATCTGGTCATGTGGCTGATGGTCAtaaaccttccacctccatgcagaAAAGAACTGGTTGAGGAAAGGTGAATAGGGTGGAAGGAAGAGACTTACCAGTCTTGGGTGGACTTCAAACCATGCTGTTATTGCTTGCGAATGATGGAAAGCAACATTGTCCCAGGTAATTACAAAGGTCCTCATGTTTTCACCCTCCTGATCCTGCTCTGGTACCAGGCGCTGGTGGAGATCATTGAGAAAGGCAAGGAGGCGCTCGGTATTATAGGGTCCAACCTGACATCTGTGAAGGAGTAATCCTGCATTTGCCATTGCTGCACACATGGTAATGTTTGCCCCTCTCTGTCCTGGCACATCAACTGTGGCCctttttccaattatatttCGTCCACGTCGACGCCTTTTGGATAAATTGAATCCTGCCTcatctatgtaaatgaattcatgagGGGCCTGGTTGGCCTTCAATTCCATaactctctgaaacaaagtttatgtatataatgtcaTTACTGTATACCATACTGTATTGTAACCTATTACTGTGTAGGTTACCTACTTGCAAAGTGCAAAGCTTATAGAACTggacattgaattgaatatacactatacctGGACATATTGTCGTCGTAGCTCCTtgactctctcactgttccTCTCAAAGGGAACAGTGTAGAGCTGCTTCATCCGCACTCTGTGTTTGGACAATGTACGCGTAATGGTTGTGAGGCTGATGCTTTCTATATTGCCAAATATCTCATGGTCCTCcacaattctagttttaatttcatgcagttttattgcatttttgcaACAACCATTTCTACAATGGCAAGCTCTTGATCATTATTGAGGAGCTTTCCTCTTCCCCCAGAGGGTGGAAGACGTTGCATTCTTTagatgggaaaaaaatcaacatatgcattactgtatgaccttattgacatgtcaagtgagaatagaaacaatccatgtaaaatgcaatacttacctgttggtttgttgaaagATGTGAATAATGGCGGCAACCGTTGACCGCCTCAAATTGGGTTGCActctttcaccagcctctcttagtGAGAGACATGGTCAATGATAGTGGCACGAATTTCATCACTGACTACTGTTCTTGCAGCCCTTGGAATGCCACCACCACGCATTCTTACACCTCTACCTTGCCCTCTCCTTGGGCCTGCTCCTGttcctgcacctctcactgcacctctcactgcacctctcactgcacctcctactgcatcTCTTACTGCACCTCTCCCTGGCCCTGCATCTCTCACTGGAGCTGGTCTTCTCCCTGGGCCCcttgctcttcctcttccacgtccaaacattacagtgtttgtctttttctgtttctgtttccaaaaacatcactcctcaaagtcctctttttatagtaatagaaaaaaataacccctgccactgagtctaagccagactggaatcagctgtggttggcccaattcacccaacataaatcagctgtgtgtcaattattcaattgtttgtttattatcagctgagatatattgtttttgaactgatatcattgcagaagcagaggtttttatactgtatctaaggtttggaatattgttgttgctattgtgggatgttgtgtgttaacattcttgaatactacaaaaacaatccataatTTTGTTGAGAGGTATAACTTGTCTGTTAAGGAAATGTaagcattgtggaaatgtgtttactgattgcatattgtgtgaaaacgacatgaaatgtgtgaatggtatggccacaaaagactgatgctgtgctaattgtgtttagagttttgaaaatgtgacaacTGTTTGGACAAACGCTTGTTAGcgactgaaaaaaactgtaatgttgCCACCCGAATGGTAATTTGGAGTGCGAGTTTTTCCTTTTAATGAGTTTTAAATACAAACTTTTGGTGGATTGAGTCTGTAGAAATGTTATGTTGCTTATTTGACTTTAATtgagtgtgtgtcatttttatttaagtcGTATCTTGTGTATATTTAGGCAACTGAGACAAAGATTTTGAGTTTGCAGTCATTGTGTTAATGGAGGACAGGGATTAATCTGTTTCTCACATCCTTCAGACAGACTGTCGgtgagaggatgtgtgtgtgatcccgtgtcttttgtttattaaactgtaGACGTGATTCACCAAAGAGCCTGGAGTCGGTGTGTCATTTGTGGTTCTGGGTGAAATCACTACACTAAGCAGACACAAATaccatgaagaaaaaaaaatgacaagaacACACTTGCATGTTTATACCACAGGAAAAAGCTAAGAGTGAACAGGACTCACCCTCCCACATGAGACAGaggtgacacacacagatattcagtACAATTAAGCAACATATACTGTTGTATCTATAAGCTACTAGATTGAGGTACAAATACAATACTTTGTAAAATCTACATCCACTTTTCCTTTGCTTTATAGGGTTCAGCAGAGAGCTCAGAGCCAGAATACACCAATCATCCCTCAGACACTCAAACGAGCGTAAGTGTGCTGATTATCTAGTTAATCTTTAGCTTTAACATTTTACAATCAACAGCTACAGTACCAGGGCCAGATGATGGACTGTAGTTTATCACCAAGCTGAACGTTTAAAGTAAACAAGAAAGATGTGTGATGGCGGGACAAACAATGGTGATCAGAGACTTGTTACGAGGACCAGGGCAGTGTTGGCTCGGTGGTTTAAGTGCCAGCACTACCAAACTGTCATTGACATTGTGCCCTTTAACAAACCACTGTATCTTGACTGACCCAATGCTCTGACCTcgatttctaaaaataaaaaaatacaagcaaCCCTGACGTCCCATCCACATATCAGAAGATGAGAGAAGTCATTTAACACTTATTTCCTCTTGTCCTCTGCAGGAGAGTGAAGAGGACTTCCACAGACTGCAGGGCTAAATGTCAAAGACCAGAATAACATCATCTCAATTGCCCTCCTAGTTACCTACAATCAAAATGTATCTGGATGATTAAGAAGTACTGGAAACTATTAAAGTTCTCACTATGTTCATAGTAGATTCTCAACAGTTTTCtcaacagacacaaaaacacataatatGCTAAAGGTGTGCATCAGGATCGAGATCCATGTACAATGCAACAGGAATGTCAACGGCATGAGGCTTTTTTACTTTAGACAGCTTCTTTAGTGTCTACCCGGTCCCTGTCACGTTAGGCAACTTGTTTCttaatatttttggaaaataaatccAAGTAAGTTCTAAGAAATAAAACCGACTAAATTGTAACTGCGTGAACAAGATTAAAAAAGTCAATTTTTCATTGTACAGTGATCCCTCGTTTATCGTGGTTAATGGGGACCGGAACCCCTCGCGATAGGTGAAAATCCGCGAAGTAGGAGTGCCCCCTAGGAATTtccgtatatgtgtgtgggtaccagaatgtttaaaatatgtatatttatactgtattttacttaaatctatttaattataaaaccttaatattatacattcacactctctctctcatacgaTACGTATTATGGTGTTCTACACTCACTAATGACAGTAGTACATCATGATATAATTTTCACAATTCTCTTATTCACGGAGTTACCACACGTTTCGCTTCTTTATTGAAGCTTATTGCAGCGGTTTTGCGGATGTTATCTTCGTCTTTTTTGATGTAGCGCACTGTTGATTCATTCACTCCATAATGGCGTGCCACCGCGGCATAACTTCTGCCCTGTTTTAACATATCTAAAAGTTTGACCTTTTCGATTATGGTCataatcttcctcttcctcttgggcTCACTAGTGGAATCTTTTGCAAGCGCACGGTGCTTAGCAAAAGAATTAGGCAATTAGGCATTGTAAGTGCTTAACGAAAACACAATACGTGAGACACAGTTGACAGCGTGAACGAGAGTGGCGAGATAACAGTACAAGAAGGGAAGAAGCTGGGAGAGGATGCGATGATGCGTCCACGTGCCTTGTCTGAGTGCCCGTGGGTATGTACAAAGCCTCTGAGagagtttctctctttgtctggcatcctgggaaaccgttatttttatttttcgatgAATAatcttaatgaaatgaaatgaaataatgaaaaatcaCAGATGCACTGAGGCCGCGAAACTTGAACCGCGAAGTGGCGAGGGATTACTGTATTCTCATTGTGCTATGGTTTTAAAACGGACATCACGTCTTCTACATTTCTCCAAAACACAATGCTGTgatttattcttaaaaaaaaaacaaaaaacttctaATGTAGTGCAATTGTGAGTTCGCTCCCATGAGACAGAGATGACCGACTTTTAAGAAGAATTTCTGAGCCAACATGCCCAGTATTCCGGTTCTTCATGAAGCTAAACGTACGAATCCTTGGGTTCCTGGAAgtgtcaaataatgaaaaataattctcTCTGATgattgaaaggaaaaaaacactataaaggAAGCCAAAAATACAGTCAGATtcagcaaacaaaaatacacactccCAAATGTTGAATATAATTATGACTTATAATACTGTGCTTTTACTTGTATTTGGTTAACACTGAAGGGTACTTAAAGGTACCAATTTAAGAGTTTTTACAATAGTACACAGAGGcataatacacaaaaaataagtGCTTGCTGTAAATGtgcaatacaaaataatactgtatagtacaaacaaatagaataaaaatgattacagCGTTTTTGCATGATAAACAAAACCCCTGCTCGATAATGGCCTTCAATTccatgtccttttttttttttttttttttaatctttactttttttttaattaactaaaaTCACAGTCAGATAAATATATGTACCGTGCTCCAATGATAATGATAAAGAAACAGTGCTACACCAGCAACGGCAACACCGTGTACTGCGCTCGACCAAGTAAGCAGCGATGTCAAATAACCAAATGCGCAAtaaagaagtgcaaaacaaccaTCAAATGTGTCTTTGGTCTggaagtttttaaaaaatagtgtgtgtgtccatcctGATTAGCTGATCCACGTTGTGCTTGTTCTTGAGACTAAATGATCCTGCATACATGGATTCTTCTTTTGctcattctttcttctttcttctaagTGAACTGTgcaaattaagtaaataatccTTCTATTTGAAAACAGCTAATACTGATTATTACAGGAATCCAAACACCTGCCTGGTAGCTCAAAGGTTAGGAGCGTCACTAGAGACCAAAATATTCAGAAGTCTTTGTGTTGGCTAATAGGCTTCAGTTAAGTTAAAGAGAAGATTGCGTTTTCATTAAGGCATCACTGAGGGCTATTTGGCACAGGAAACACATCAGCATGCTTATAAAACGTAATATTTCTGAACGCAGGAACAGAACGGGTAAAGCATCCCGAGCATTAACACCGGACCTGTAACGGAATGTCCCAGTGGAAAACTTTACACAATATTTGGCTCAAGTGCCGCTGGCAGGTCACACTGGATAGGAGGATTTATTTCAGGGGAAAGGAGACGTGCATAAATAGGCACTGCACAGGCTTTCCTGCTCCTTTAAATCAATAGTCAGGGATTGAAAGTCCAGATTTAGCCCTAACAATTTGTAGATAGCACAAATAAGTCAGTAATGAAGTGTAAATTCTGACCAAGATTGTTTAGAATTTGTAATGCTGAAACATTTACAATGCTGAAACTAAATTTGTAAAGCCCACATGAAACTACATTTATTCGTGGAGATGACAGAAATCTCTCAGATCACTTTTTACTTTAGGAGGCAGCTGCAAAAGCActcagatttttttcctttcagttcCTACTGTACCTACTAGCTAAATCTGCTCTACACCTAGCACCTAGGGATGGTGAAAactatcacatactgtacagggcTGTGAAGTAGGAAAGCTGTTAGCAGATTCAGATGAGTGAACCGATATTAACTTATCTTTTATTTCACAGCTGGAACTCCTGTCCAAGTCACGCTGTTGTACAGAATTAAcccacaccttctgactaatcgGATTAGAGAATTCAACCATCTTAGTGGTATTAGGCTGTATGAATGACGGCAGACAGAGAGAACTTCGTCACTACGACACAGGGAGCGCAACAAGTTTTACTCAATAGTCTTCTAACGTTCAATATTTTGGCTTTACAccacattttatattaacacGCTCGTGTTCTGAACGTGTTTCTTTGGTAACATGAGAAcctgcatttatttttgtcttatttactccaagagagaaaaagatagagGGGCTGATGAAGGGAtgactgtttacagctgctattATATAAGCGATAACAAGAACTTGACTCTTGgatgttttataatattaatagtacTTTTAAAAAAGCTACAGCTAATTGCTAGTGTTGGCAATTTACTGTAGTCTAAGGGAAATCACGTATAATTATAACACTTATGACCAGTTATGCGGGCAATCTCACAAATCTGCTCGTGttaactatagaaataaatctttTGCTTCTCATAATTCCTGTTTAATACAATTCACTTATCCTGATAAATGAGGTTAAGATGTCGAACTACTGATTGAAAGGTtacgagttcaaatcccaggatcaCTAAAGCTGCCATTGcgtggcccttgagcaaggcccttgatcctcaactgctcagctgtataaatgagataaatggaaGTCATGCTGGATAAGACCTCAAGTGTGATCATCCGTACAAATCTGATTAAGACGAGTGACCTTATTAATGAGCTTTCCAAATGGACACCTGTCTAAGCAGCTGCCTCCTGAAGGGAACACGATACGACCGTCTACATTATCTTCGGTTAATAATGCAGTTATGATGCTCTCAGGTCTTCCAATTTGTTCCTGCTTTAACAGAGCTAATGATTTGTGCCATCTGGCAAGCGCTGCGTTAAGCAACATTTACTACTCAGTCTGTAGATGAATcgtgtgttgtgtttgattaAGGAATGGAAACTAACCTCTGCGCTTTTGAGGATCTGCAGGATTTGACttgccctacacacacacacacctgtctggcTTTCTATTAAATATAACTTCACACTTTACTAAAGCAGAAGAAGCTGCTTTTCGTCGACCTTCAATATTATAGCGCCCACATGAACGCCTGTATCTGCAGTGCATTTTTCTAGCATCAGGTCTCTAATTATGCAATTATGTACAACCTCCAGGCTTGAATCCCTTTCACCAATCAGCCAAGACATGAAGGTGTCTGCAGCTCGCTTCTTCAGTTTTTCTCCTGAAGCTACAGTAAGGCTAATAAACTGGGAAAACCTACAGCCTCCAGTGTAGCACCGCGAAGACGACATGCATAAAGGATAATATTCAATGTTTTCATAAAATGGCatatttttaaagaagaaataaaatgtgaactGTATTATCATCCAAATCATCCGTCAGCATCGTTAAGCCTCCCATTTTTTCAACTTATAGGTGAGGCTGATTATTTTGTTGATGAAATAAGATGGCAGCTGCTACAACTGTTTTTAGCTCCGTCAGGTCATGTTGTCATTTTTCTAAAGATAAGTGTGCTGTAAAGTAAAAAGTTGATGCGCATAATCACGACGGTCTGAAATTATTGCAATGTGAGGGCTTTTTTTGGAAGGTTTGCAGATTTTCACAGCGCTAAACTGGAGCGTCCATTACTTAGCTACATTAGCCTCGTAGGTTCAGagcaaacacaataataataataataataataataataataataataaagcatattCCAAGTTTAGAGGCGCATCATGTCTTGGCTGATGAACACCATCTGAGCTAATAATGGTGGCTCTAATCATAAGACATatttaaattgtgtatttcctgCTGATTGCCTTCAGTGCACTGCAGATACAGGGTTTAGGTAGAGGCCGTGCTCAGAGGCAGAAGTTTATCTGTTTGGCGAGTTCACGCTCCAGATCTAATATTAGGTTATCAAAGTCTTTCAGACTCAGTCTGCATGTAAACGGCGCTTCAAAGTCCAGCGCAAAATCGTCCGTGTACACCcagtcttttttcttctcctcgtCCTCGTCGCTCTCGCTGCCTGCCACCTCGTCATAATCAGCGTCGTTGTTGGTCAGAAAGTCCCGCCCACACACGCTCCAGTCACCGGCATAGCGGTTACATGGTGGGCTTTCCAGACGGCCACGCCCTCGACGTGACACGACCGCTACATCCTGGGGTAACGGCAGCTCCACGCGTAACAACGGCCGCTGACCACAAAGCTGTAGGGAATTctgggagagaggaggaggagtctCTTCATCCTCTGAACGGCAGGGTGACCGATCTGTCACTCTTCCTGTTGGGACTATAGTAGAAATTATTTGTTAAAGGAGGGAAgcattaagaagaagaaaatctaGTTATTTCCCACATTTGTAACTTGCTCTGACATTTATGCTCTGAGTACAAGAGGTGAACATGATGAGAAGATAATTaaagactgaaataaaacaatacaaacaaacagagctgTAATGTATTTactgttcaaataaaaatgtgcagaattatattaacacacacacaccacattttgTGCTTGATCTGCTGTACAAATTCTCCACAGCTGGAAAGAGAAGCTGTTAGTCCAGCTGTGTGCAAGACACATGAGGCATGTGGAAGGATGAAAACGGCAGCCATTACTGCTGGCAGGCGTGAGGTATTTAAAGAATGCTTTAGCTAATAACCCTCAGGTCATTGACCAGGACTAAAAACAGACCACCAAGAAaaatgcagttgtgtgtgtaagtatttAAATTTAGGGTTATAGTCAAGGTGTGATTTATGATTGTTTAGTTAAAGACTAAAGTGAAAGATGTTGAGCTGTCAATCACTCACTTGGCCAGAGCTGCAGCAGATAATGCAGAGCTTCGATGTGCCGCTTGAAGTCCACAGCACTGGCCATTTCCATGCTCTGCTGTGTAAAGCTTCGTCCATGTCCCACAGGAGCTGATGGGAAAGCCCCCAGTCCTGCTCCTTTCCACGAGTCCTGTGTCGGAGTGAGCAAAACAGGGCCGAAACACACAGCAAGGTTCTGACATGTCATCAGATTACAGTCACTGAAGGAAGCCACCAGACTAAGATGATCCAACAGGAGAGACAGTGTGGCCTGGAGAGAGTGcacatgtgaacacacacacacacacacacacacacaaaaaacacacaaacacatacacacaaacacacacacaaacgagagagagagagagaggaaacataCAATCTGTAAATGCCAGTTCCTCAAAACAACAACAGGTATGACAGGCATGTACAGGTGTACTATGATTAAGCAGACAACATcatttggacacacacacacacacgcacacacgcttgGACGcgcagacagacagccacacagtgatacagtaccCTCTCTGGTTCAGGTAGACACTGCAGCAGGGTGACGGTGttgtgtgatctgtgtgtgtcgtCGCTCCTGCATGCTGGTCTCACACACATGGCCTCCAGCACCACCTCATACAGAGTCCGTGTGATGAGCGGCGAAGGCAGCTCGCGCAGATAATCCTTCAGAATGCCTGCAGTCACAACAATCTGAC
It includes:
- the LOC132857754 gene encoding uncharacterized protein LOC132857754 — encoded protein: MKQLYTVPFERNSERVKELRRQYVQRVMELKANQAPHEFIYIDEAGFNLSKRRRRGRNIIGKRATVDVPGQRGANITMCAAMANAGLLLHRCQVGPYNTERLLAFLNDLHQRLVPEQDQEGENMRTFVITWDNVAFHHSQAITAWFEVHPRLVSLFLPPYSPFLNQFFSAWRWKVYDHQPHDQMSLLEAMDAGCRDITVQDWQGWIRHTKRFYPSCIALDDIRCDVDENMWPNHEDRRD